TCTCCGTTGTAACCAGTGAGTCCATTTCCGGCCATGGTCGACATCACACCGTTGGTGTCCACCTGCCGGATCCGGCGATTGTTGAAGTCATGAATGTAGACATTGCCTGACGAATCGATGCCCAACCCGCTGGGAGCCGATAGTTGCGCGAAGATCGCCGGGCCGCCGTCGCCATTGAAGCCACCGGCTCCTGTTCCCGCGAATGTGGTGATCAGGGTTCCATCCGCCGTCACTTTGCGAATGCGATTGTTACTGGAATCGGCAATCAGGACATTGTTATTCGCATCGACAAGAACCGCCCGCGGCTGGTTCAGCTGGGCCGATGCGGCCGGCCCTCCATCCCCATACGGCCCCGGCGTTCCGGTTCCCGCAAATGTCGTGATGACGCCGCCGGATACCTTGAAAACCTTATTTGCGTTCTGCGCAGCGATATACAGATTCCCAATCGAGTCGCGCGCCACATCGAAAAAAAACGGCAAAGGCTGGCTCGTCGCCGGGCCGCCTTCCATAACGAAAGCAGTACCGGCAACGGTGGTAACTGTGTAGCCGGCTTCGGAGCTGACGGTAAAGGTCACCGGAGACGTGGTGCCGGCCTGGGTGGTTACAGTCAGGTTGTGCGCGCCTGTGGTCGCGTTCGCCGCGATGGTGAGAAGCGCTGTCAGCGAGGTCGCACTGGTAAAATTGGTCACGGCTGCCGTCACGCCCGAACCGTCGACCGTGACCGTGGACCCGCCGTTGGCAAACCCTGTACCGGTGAGCGTCACACTGACCGCGGAACCGGTGCTACCTGCCGCGGGACTGATCGACGTCAGCGTTGGAACGCCGAGGATCGTAAAGTTTTGCGAATTCGAGGTGGCGACCGCGGTGGTAACGGAAATGGTCCGGACTCCGGTAGCCGCGGTTCCGGCGATCGTCAAGGTTGCGGTGATTGAGGATGCGCTCACCGCCGTGACGTTACTGACGGTGACGCCGCTTCCGGAGACGTTGACGGTCGGGTTCAAGAGGAAGTTCGATCCTGTCAGCGTGACGTTTACCGCTTGTCCCAGCGCGCCGTTCGCGGGACTGATGGTCGAAAGAAACGGTGAAGCGTTTGGCGCATTCAACTGAAGAAACACGGGGACGGTGATCGGGGAGTTGACAGCGGCAGTTCCAGCTGCTGAAGAGACCGTCACACCCCCGCTGTAAACGCCGGCGCTGAGTCCGGCCAGGTTATAAGAGAGAGTCACAAATCCATTAGCCTGAGGGCTTGAGCTACCCGATGAGGGCGTCACCGACAGCCACTGCGGGCTGGTAACGATTGCGGAAGCGTTAAAGTTGATGCCTCCTCCCAATCCTTGATTCAACACGCTCACGTTTTGCGGTTGAAGGAATCCTCCGGCGGTGGCAACCATGAAAATGTCGGGCGGGCTTACCTGGATATTCTGAGGTGGGATCGTCAGCGTCACGGGTACGGTAAACGAAGTATTAGCCGCAGCCGGAGTGGACGTAAATGTGATGCTGCCGTTGTAGGTACCAGCCGATAACCCGGTGACGTCATATGTCACGGCGAGTGTACCGATGGCGGTCCCCGTCCCACTGGACGGTGAAATGCTCAACCAATGTCCGCCACTCGGCGTGGTGACGGAAGCCGTTGCGTTCCACGCCGCCGTCGCGTTGCCCCAGACTCCGACACTCAGCGCGGACGTGAACGGTGTAATTGCGCCGCCGCGCGCCGAAACACCGAACGGAAGCGCCGTGATGACAGGGGAAGTCTGTGGCGTTGCCTTACGGACAACATAATCGTTCTGGTCGACGAACAGCACCTCGCCCAAGCTGTTCACTGCCAGCGCATCGGTGCCGATCAAGCCGACCAACGCCGGGCCGTTGTCTCCCGAAAGACCGCTCAAACCGTTGGAGTTGAAGACGTTGGATACTAAACCGCCGCCGCCCGCGATACTGGCGCCTCCGCCGTCGGGAAAAATCTGAAAGATGCTCGCGTTGCCGCCAACGAAGACGGTTCCTCCGCCGACCGCAACGCCATTGCTTCCCGCCGTAGAGAACGTGCTGATCGTGCCGTCCGTTGCGACTTTGCGGATTTCCCCTTGGTTGTTTCCGTTGCCGCCATTATCGCAGCGGCTGTCGTTGTTTCCCCGGTCCTGGATATAGAGATTGCCCAGGGAATCCAGGGCCAGCTGCCGGGGCTGCGTCAACTGCGCGCTTGTCCCCTGTCCTCCGTCGCCGCTGTAGCCTGGGGTTCCGTTGCCGGCGATGGTCGTGATCATGCCGGTCGCGGCTGTGACTTTGCGGACCCTGAAATTGCACGCATCCGCGATGTAAATATTTCCGCTCGGATCCACGACAACTCCCAGCGGGCCGTTCAACTGGGCGGATGTAGCAGGAATATTGTCGCCGTTGTAACCGGAGGTGCTGCCGCCGGCGATCGTATGAATGTTATGGTCGAGACCGACCTGCCAGATCCGGCTGTCGGTGCCGCCAAAAACGGTCGTGCTGGCCGCGATGTAGACAGTGCCGCTGGTCGTCGTTGCCACCGCCCAGGGTATGCCCAGGACCGCCGAGGTCGCGGGGCCGCCTTCACCGCTCGCCGTCAGGCTGAGGGTGGTTCCGGTACCGGCGATCGTCGTGACCGTGTTTCCGGGGAAAGAAACCTCGCGAACGCGGGCATTGCCGGTGTCCGCAATGAACAGATTGTTGCTGGGGTCCGTGGCAATGCTTTGCGGCAGATAGAATTGGGCGGACGCCGCCGGTCCATTATCGCCGCTGAACACACCGGAATTCCCCGCGACGGTGGAGAGCGCTCCCGATGAAAGAAGACGAACGCGGTTGGATTCCGAATCGACAATATACAGATTGCCGGAACCATCGAGAGCCATGCCGAGTGGAGATACGGCGAACGACGTTGCCGGAGATCCATCTCCGGTAAAGAGAAATCCGCCGTTGCCGGCAACGGTGGTGATGGTGCTGCTTGTCGAAATCACCGTCGTTCCGGTGATTCCCCGTACACGACTGCTGCCGTTGTCCGCAATGTAAAGCTTGAACTGACTGGGGTTGCTGCTGTCGAGGACGACGGCCGTGGGAAAGCCAAGCCCCGCTGCAGAGGCGGCGCCGTTATCCCCGCTATAACCGCCGCCGGTACCGGCAATCGTGCTGATCACCCCATTCGACGCCGCGATCATGCGGATCCTGTAGTTGTCGGAGTCCGGGAAGTAGATATTCCCCGAGGGGTCCACCGCCAGTTTGCTGGTCTGCAGGTCGAGATTCAAGCAAGCCTGTGTGGCGGGTCCGTTGTCGCCGCTGAAACCGAAACACTGGAACGTTCCGGCAATCGTGGTGATCGCCCCGGTCGCCGCCGTGATTTTCACGATACGGTTGTTGCCGGCATCGATGACATACAGGTTGTCCGAGCTATCGATGCCCAATCCGGACGGGTTTTGAAGCTTCTCAAAAAATGCAGAGCCGTTGTCACCGCTATAACCCGCCCCACCACCGCCGGCAATCGTACTGATCGTTCCGTCTGCCGCGGAGACCTTCCGGACCGCATTCCCTTCCGCAATGTAAATGTTGCTCTGGCTGTCGGCAATGACGGCGAGAGGATAGTTCAATTGCGCCGACGTGGCGGGGCCCCCATCGCCGGACGCGCCCAGCACGCCGGTTCCGGCGAACGTGGAGATGAGCCCGTTGGACACCTGGTAAACCTTGTTGGCGCCGGGCACGGCCAGGTACAGATTGCCATTGGGAGCGAAGGCCACGTCATTGATAAGAGGGAGAGCCTGAGACGTGGCCGCCGCGCCTTCGCTGAAGGCGTCCTGGCCCGCCACCGTGGAGAGCATATATCCGCTGGACACATCGGTGTTCACGGTGATCGGCAGCGCTGCGGTGCCCGCCGCCGTGGATACCGTCACCGAGCGGGTTCCGGCGGCCGCATTCGACGCGACCGTGAAGACGGCTGTCCGCAGCACGGTACTGTTGGTCGATACGACATTGCTGACCGTCACACCCGATCCACTGACATTAACGGCTGTCGCTCCCGCGGCGAAGTTGGTGCCCGTCAACGACACGCTATAAGCCGCCCCAACCGTCAGGATGCTCAGCGTACCGAGACCGGGACTGGTGATCGAACTCAAAGTCGGCGCTCCCAGTACCCCGAAATTGACCGTCGTACTCGTTCCCCCGGTTGTCGTCACCGATATACTGCGGCCGCCCGTGCTGGCGTTGGGAACGATCTGAAAGGTGGCC
This Terriglobia bacterium DNA region includes the following protein-coding sequences:
- a CDS encoding IPT/TIG domain-containing protein, which codes for MPNAFRSQRAPLAIILVAAALIFTVSNVAFAATPTLSSISPVNGSLGQTVSVTLTGTGFSAGGAFINLGGLGVGVTNVSVVNDTSMTATFQIVPNASTGGRSISVTTTGGTSTTVNFGVLGAPTLSSITSPGLGTLSILTVGAAYSVSLTGTNFAAGATAVNVSGSGVTVSNVVSTNSTVLRTAVFTVASNAAAGTRSVTVSTAAGTAALPITVNTDVSSGYMLSTVAGQDAFSEGAAATSQALPLINDVAFAPNGNLYLAVPGANKVYQVSNGLISTFAGTGVLGASGDGGPATSAQLNYPLAVIADSQSNIYIAEGNAVRKVSAADGTISTIAGGGGAGYSGDNGSAFFEKLQNPSGLGIDSSDNLYVIDAGNNRIVKITAATGAITTIAGTFQCFGFSGDNGPATQACLNLDLQTSKLAVDPSGNIYFPDSDNYRIRMIAASNGVISTIAGTGGGYSGDNGAASAAGLGFPTAVVLDSSNPSQFKLYIADNGSSRVRGITGTTVISTSSTITTVAGNGGFLFTGDGSPATSFAVSPLGMALDGSGNLYIVDSESNRVRLLSSGALSTVAGNSGVFSGDNGPAASAQFYLPQSIATDPSNNLFIADTGNARVREVSFPGNTVTTIAGTGTTLSLTASGEGGPATSAVLGIPWAVATTTSGTVYIAASTTVFGGTDSRIWQVGLDHNIHTIAGGSTSGYNGDNIPATSAQLNGPLGVVVDPSGNIYIADACNFRVRKVTAATGMITTIAGNGTPGYSGDGGQGTSAQLTQPRQLALDSLGNLYIQDRGNNDSRCDNGGNGNNQGEIRKVATDGTISTFSTAGSNGVAVGGGTVFVGGNASIFQIFPDGGGASIAGGGGLVSNVFNSNGLSGLSGDNGPALVGLIGTDALAVNSLGEVLFVDQNDYVVRKATPQTSPVITALPFGVSARGGAITPFTSALSVGVWGNATAAWNATASVTTPSGGHWLSISPSSGTGTAIGTLAVTYDVTGLSAGTYNGSITFTSTPAAANTSFTVPVTLTIPPQNIQVSPPDIFMVATAGGFLQPQNVSVLNQGLGGGINFNASAIVTSPQWLSVTPSSGSSSPQANGFVTLSYNLAGLSAGVYSGGVTVSSAAGTAAVNSPITVPVFLQLNAPNASPFLSTISPANGALGQAVNVTLTGSNFLLNPTVNVSGSGVTVSNVTAVSASSITATLTIAGTAATGVRTISVTTAVATSNSQNFTILGVPTLTSISPAAGSTGSAVSVTLTGTGFANGGSTVTVDGSGVTAAVTNFTSATSLTALLTIAANATTGAHNLTVTTQAGTTSPVTFTVSSEAGYTVTTVAGTAFVMEGGPATSQPLPFFFDVARDSIGNLYIAAQNANKVFKVSGGVITTFAGTGTPGPYGDGGPAASAQLNQPRAVLVDANNNVLIADSSNNRIRKVTADGTLITTFAGTGAGGFNGDGGPAIFAQLSAPSGLGIDSSGNVYIHDFNNRRIRQVDTNGVMSTMAGNGLTGYNGDGQALLAELNLDSQTSKLAVDGAGNLYIPDAFNNRIRKVTPGGVISTFAGIGTSGSSGDSGPAAAAALNTPRAVAFDASGNLFIADANNNRIRKVNGSGNISTVAGNGFNGFNGDGGAGTATNLQLTNPIGMATDPSGNVYFADSGSNRLRELTTGGALTTLAGNTGGPSNDGGAASSTLLYQPNGVALDLNGNLLIADSRDFRIRKVDAVTGNVRTIAGCLIPSPCTGSGTVSGDGGMAISAGLGFISDIFVDSSGNIFVSGSNRVRIITTDGKINTFAGTGTSGYNGDSISATTAQLNNPQGMTMDGSGNLYIADSNNQRVRMVSAGTITTVAGNGTSGSLGDNGAATSANLNNPRHLAFDANSDPYGPNHLYIADSNNSKIRVVVGGTISTFSTFGGAAVAYNSGNLYIASGSQIQRGFPDGTSSTIAGLAFGDTGDNGPALMASLNVTSLIANSSGTVFAADSSDNVVRMLSQVSAGSAVLSVSPAGFNFRLGNNNSTGNTATITLGGAPTTNFTWTAAASVTTPSGGEWLTLPVTSGTGGFPLGLTANASGLAPGIYNGSVSISSPQAANSPVTVPVTLNVLPSTLSTSASSFTPSATAGGSNPGSTNFTVTQGGSGVSFAFTAAAAVVTPLSGTWLSVAPGSGTTGSGVNFMVSYNITGLSAGVYTGSIILTAANASNSPLVLPVTLTINPNTAPTLTSITPINGLPGQTVNVTLTGTNFNPTSASNIISVGGSGVTVTNTTFVSGTMLFATFTISNSATLGPDNVTVSNGVGTSGAVIFTVGAVKKRGGQITSQ